One Candidatus Gorgyraea atricola genomic window, TCTTCTTTTTATAATGAGGAGTAAATGACTCTATTATCCAGTGACCAAAAAGTGTATTTTCATTCGTCATCTCGATCATTGCGATCGCAGGTTCATCCAGATAACTATTTCCAGTATAAGAATTCACGTGTGAGAGAAAATCCTTGGCAAACTTCCTGCTCAGTTCAATTATCCTCTCATCAAAAAATGAGATCCCGCCTGCTCCGGATTTGATCTTATTGTGATCAACGACACCGTCTCCTTCTTTAAACCTTCTTGCGCCCAATCCCAGGACATCAAATGTCACATATATACCATTCTCTTTTAACTGATAGATGAAATAATCCATCTTTTCGAGCTGCGAGGCTGACAGGTGCTGTGAATCATTATAATTTGAGTCTATTATTCCATATGGCTCTTCGTAATCCAGTAGGTGCATCCTGACTATATTGCATCCCAGCTGGGCAAGTCTCTTTGCAATGTCCTCTGCCTGTCCATGCGAAGGAAAACATGTCTTATTCGAATGGATATTTACTCCCCAGAATCTTGCGCGTATTCCGTCTTTAAAATAGAAATGCCCATCCTTTACAGCTACAAAACCGTGCTTACCTGCAGGCGCATCCAATAAAAAACTGACGTCTACGGCGGAATTCTTACAATAATTCCACGGCACATAAAAAGGAAACCACTCCTTTTCCCCCGCCTGAAAAAGGTTCAGCGGGAAAAATGCAAGCGCTAAAAGGAAAAACGCGGCTATCGTCTTTCTTAAAGCTATCTTTTCTCTCATGACCATCCATATAAATGTCGTATTACTAAACAGGTACCTCTTCCACATCCTGCGCGGCTCGCTCAAAAATCTGAAAAACCACTCAAGTCCGATTCCCTGCATCCACTTAGGTGCCCTTTTAACATATCCTGCGATTACGTCAAAGCTACCCCCTACACCCAGACAAACAGGAATACCCAGCTCTTCAAGATTTTGCCTTATCCAGTACTCTTTCTTGGGCGTCCCCATTGCTACAAACAGGACATCAGGCCTTAACCCCTTTATCCCTTGTATCACTTTTCTCTCATGATCAGCTGATTCAAAATACCCGTCGTGCCAGCCTGCGATCTCAAGCTCAGGAAATCTTTCCTTATATATATCGACTAATTTCCTGACAACATGCTCTTTTGCGCCCAGAAAATACAGACTATATTTCCTGGTATTCGCTCGTCTCACTATCTCCTGCATCAGGTCTATGCCAGCCAACCTCTGTTTCAGCGAACTGCCCAGGATCCTTGACCCTGTGACCACTGCCTGTCCATCGGCAAACACAAGGTCAGATGAATTTACAAGATCTCGCAGTTGCTTGTCTTTTTGCATCTTGACTATCTTTGTAGCATTGACTGCCACAAGCTGATGCGGCCTCCCAGAGGCGACAAATCCATCTATTATGTTTATGGCCTCTTTCATGGAGACATTGTCTATAAAGGAATTTAGAAATTTAACGCGTTTCATGTCTTTTTCCCTAATGTTTTAACCAATATCTTCACTATCCTCTTTGCTGCTCTT contains:
- a CDS encoding WecB/TagA/CpsF family glycosyltransferase, translated to MKRVKFLNSFIDNVSMKEAINIIDGFVASGRPHQLVAVNATKIVKMQKDKQLRDLVNSSDLVFADGQAVVTGSRILGSSLKQRLAGIDLMQEIVRRANTRKYSLYFLGAKEHVVRKLVDIYKERFPELEIAGWHDGYFESADHERKVIQGIKGLRPDVLFVAMGTPKKEYWIRQNLEELGIPVCLGVGGSFDVIAGYVKRAPKWMQGIGLEWFFRFLSEPRRMWKRYLFSNTTFIWMVMREKIALRKTIAAFFLLALAFFPLNLFQAGEKEWFPFYVPWNYCKNSAVDVSFLLDAPAGKHGFVAVKDGHFYFKDGIRARFWGVNIHSNKTCFPSHGQAEDIAKRLAQLGCNIVRMHLLDYEEPYGIIDSNYNDSQHLSASQLEKMDYFIYQLKENGIYVTFDVLGLGARRFKEGDGVVDHNKIKSGAGGISFFDERIIELSRKFAKDFLSHVNSYTGNSYLDEPAIAMIEMTNENTLFGHWIIESFTPHYKKKIDGLWKEWLKGNSRGSENIYSEWYEDRRFKFELQNSYQEDMYDYLRSIGVKCPIGSSNYTHDNLNLAADKNMDFTDIHLYWDHPYKVNRIHNRALIKQSHLNPETLVNMISRASVFNKPLIVTEWDSIWPNEWRAVDVLSTASYAALNEVDALFLYSYNGGWEISWDDLEKKIYYPTVVFNDPAKMGLFPLGALIFLRGDVAPAVHTRYASYGMDELYQMSEPYSDWSKIAGVAYVSRLEKKIHASDEGIYYPYIAEIFRDEGKVISDTGEITRDSKRGVFIVKAPRIFSFSGFIGSVVSQQFNGIRFASDTDFATFTVTSLNEKDISGSDRLLVTVVGRVRNKSQRLTPHITKKSDDLKRDVYVLDKGQGPILVEGVEGVVSIKKRRKKENVVVFALDEKGLRQKPVPVNIKGESFTFKVSGEHQTIYYEIERI